In Kitasatospora gansuensis, a genomic segment contains:
- a CDS encoding PRC-barrel domain-containing protein: MSGVEIWKFRSTSGHVSGHDLIGYHVEATDGRIGKVDKHSDETDSAYLVVDTGPWIFGKHVLLPAGTVLRVDQAEQVVHVDRSKDEIKNGPAFNPYEHEIDRGYREAYGAYYGPFYRGPFA, from the coding sequence ATGAGCGGCGTCGAGATCTGGAAGTTCCGCTCCACCTCCGGCCACGTCTCCGGTCACGATCTGATCGGCTATCACGTCGAGGCCACCGACGGCCGGATCGGCAAGGTCGACAAGCACTCGGACGAGACGGACTCCGCCTACCTCGTGGTCGACACCGGCCCCTGGATCTTCGGCAAGCACGTCCTGCTCCCGGCCGGCACCGTCCTGCGCGTCGACCAGGCCGAACAGGTGGTCCACGTCGACCGCAGCAAGGACGAGATCAAGAACGGCCCCGCGTTCAACCCGTACGAGCACGAGATCGACCGGGGCTACCGGGAGGCGTACGGCGCCTACTACGGCCCGTTCTACCGCGGCCCGTTCGCCTGA
- a CDS encoding STAS domain-containing protein gives MSTDRTGPQAAALTVTSRTEPDGSIVCRLCGELDLDSLSAAKVVFAQHLEARPARLLVDLEELTFCDSSGLNLLIKTRQAAQEVGVDLRLGTLSAQVERLLAITGAGEVFTAHPADAAARPTTPDETLD, from the coding sequence TTGAGTACCGACAGAACCGGCCCGCAGGCCGCTGCCCTCACCGTGACGTCCCGGACCGAACCGGACGGTTCGATCGTCTGCCGGCTCTGCGGCGAGCTGGATCTCGATTCGCTGTCCGCCGCCAAGGTGGTCTTCGCACAGCACCTCGAGGCCCGGCCCGCACGGCTGCTGGTGGACCTGGAGGAGCTGACCTTCTGTGACTCCTCCGGCCTGAACCTGCTGATCAAGACCCGGCAGGCGGCCCAGGAGGTGGGCGTCGACCTGCGGCTCGGAACGCTCTCCGCCCAGGTCGAACGGCTGCTGGCGATCACCGGAGCGGGCGAGGTCTTCACCGCCCACCCCGCCGACGCCGCGGCCCGGCCCACCACCCCCGATGAGACCTTGGACTGA
- a CDS encoding ATP-binding protein: MTTDGAPPPISTPIRPQLPAAGQRRRLVLKGMRRQVAAGRDFGRQALLDWYAVTGGDELEDTPADDVLLLVSELLANAVMHAGGAHHLLLHGTADTLRVEVADGDPTMPRPRAYQPGTPGGHGLHIVGRLADRWGVDLLADGKVVWLEVRAEWLTSGQRAT, translated from the coding sequence ATGACCACTGACGGGGCACCGCCGCCCATCAGCACGCCCATCCGGCCCCAGCTGCCGGCCGCGGGCCAGCGCAGACGCCTGGTGCTCAAGGGCATGCGCCGACAGGTGGCGGCCGGACGCGACTTCGGGCGGCAGGCACTCCTCGACTGGTACGCCGTCACCGGCGGCGACGAGCTGGAGGACACTCCGGCGGACGACGTGCTGCTGCTGGTCAGCGAGCTGCTGGCCAACGCGGTGATGCACGCGGGCGGCGCGCACCACCTCCTGCTGCACGGCACGGCCGACACCCTGCGGGTGGAGGTGGCCGACGGCGACCCGACCATGCCCCGCCCCCGCGCGTACCAGCCGGGCACCCCCGGCGGGCACGGGCTGCACATCGTCGGGCGGCTCGCGGACCGGTGGGGCGTGGACCTGCTGGCGGACGGGAAGGTGGTCTGGCTCGAGGTCCGGGCCGAGTGGCTGACCTCGGGTCAGCGGGCGACCTGA
- a CDS encoding SigB/SigF/SigG family RNA polymerase sigma factor: MAVSSEVLPTPAHTVSAGTTRPPGLAGLPVIEDPSAVAPRDAKELARTLLVRLADLEEGTTAYSYVRGTLVELNLSLVRYAAGRFRSGSEPMDDILQVGTVGLIKAIDRFDPDRGLEFSTFALPTIIGEIKRHFRDTTWAVHVPRRMQELRLSLVKAQDELEQRLDRAATVAELAERMEVSPEDVVESMTATNAHTAGSLEMRLADDSPDSRLAARLGYEDNRISRVDDLESLKPLIAALPERDRLVLSLRFVGELTQSEIGERLGVSQMQVSRLLSRTLAGLRAELTHED; encoded by the coding sequence ATGGCAGTGTCCAGTGAGGTTTTGCCGACTCCCGCGCATACGGTGTCGGCAGGCACGACCCGTCCGCCCGGGCTCGCCGGTCTTCCGGTGATCGAGGACCCCTCGGCCGTCGCGCCGCGCGATGCCAAGGAACTGGCCCGGACGTTGCTGGTCCGGCTGGCGGACCTCGAGGAGGGCACGACGGCGTACTCCTACGTGCGCGGGACGCTGGTCGAGCTGAACCTGTCGCTGGTGCGGTACGCCGCGGGGCGGTTCCGCAGCGGGTCGGAGCCGATGGACGACATCTTGCAGGTCGGGACGGTGGGCCTGATCAAGGCCATCGACCGGTTCGACCCGGACCGGGGCCTGGAGTTCTCGACCTTCGCGCTGCCGACGATCATCGGGGAGATCAAGCGTCACTTCCGGGACACCACCTGGGCGGTGCACGTGCCCCGGCGGATGCAGGAGCTACGGCTGTCGCTGGTGAAGGCCCAGGACGAGCTGGAGCAGCGGCTGGACCGCGCGGCGACGGTGGCCGAGCTGGCCGAGCGGATGGAGGTGAGCCCGGAGGACGTGGTGGAGAGCATGACCGCCACCAACGCCCACACCGCCGGCTCGCTGGAGATGCGCCTGGCGGACGACTCGCCGGACAGCAGGCTCGCCGCGCGACTGGGCTACGAGGACAACCGGATCAGCCGGGTCGACGACCTCGAGTCGCTCAAGCCGCTGATCGCCGCCCTGCCGGAGCGCGACCGGCTGGTGCTCTCGCTGCGCTTCGTCGGCGAGCTGACGCAGTCCGAGATCGGTGAGCGGCTCGGCGTCTCGCAGATGCAGGTCTCGCGCCTGCTCAGCCGCACCCTCGCCGGGCTGCGTGCGGAGCTCACCCACGAGGACTGA
- a CDS encoding SsgA family sporulation/cell division regulator, whose protein sequence is MHEVIAHGVPAALVALGAPEVEACLEYRVDDPYAVSMAFGAGCALGGSSVAWVFARKLLVDGVTTSAGLGDVRVRPYDPEQTVIEFWVDGACAVLLLRTEDIRAFLSATYRAVPLGSEWRRISWDEVLARLTEGQH, encoded by the coding sequence ATGCACGAGGTAATCGCTCACGGAGTGCCGGCCGCACTGGTCGCCCTCGGAGCGCCCGAGGTCGAAGCCTGTCTGGAGTACCGGGTCGACGACCCCTACGCGGTGAGCATGGCCTTCGGCGCGGGGTGCGCCCTCGGGGGCAGTTCGGTCGCCTGGGTCTTCGCCCGGAAGCTGCTGGTCGACGGTGTCACGACCTCGGCGGGGTTGGGGGACGTCCGGGTCCGGCCGTACGACCCGGAGCAGACGGTGATCGAGTTCTGGGTGGACGGTGCCTGCGCCGTGCTGCTGCTCCGGACCGAGGACATCCGCGCCTTCCTGTCCGCGACGTACCGGGCGGTGCCGCTGGGATCGGAGTGGCGGCGGATCTCCTGGGATGAGGTGCTGGCCCGGCTGACCGAGGGTCAGCACTGA
- a CDS encoding bestrophin-like domain has protein sequence MSLSAVAIVMACVISSVFILVVMVRYIPQRWREGSVLKDGIEHFSTLNRTLFAFILALSIVSAGASLNRATDEVSNEGASLVNLYWATRPLPVAARTEIREATRRYTTTVIEEEWPAMAAGGSSARAQQLYDDLRRVLQDTTGESKQEQTFARDSLVALREVGDARRARMLAVSQEVPNYLWIGLILSAILLVATSALQIQSLTWPGIVGIGGLALLVSGVLTMLSAMNHPFGGGIHVEPDALKFALSRFSVI, from the coding sequence ATGAGCTTATCCGCCGTTGCCATCGTCATGGCCTGTGTCATTTCGTCGGTCTTCATCCTGGTCGTCATGGTGCGGTACATTCCGCAGCGCTGGCGCGAAGGGTCCGTTCTAAAGGACGGTATCGAACATTTCTCGACCCTCAACAGGACACTGTTCGCTTTCATCCTGGCCCTCTCGATCGTCTCCGCCGGAGCGAGCCTGAACAGAGCCACCGACGAGGTCAGCAATGAAGGTGCGAGTCTCGTCAATCTGTACTGGGCGACGCGACCCCTCCCGGTCGCCGCACGCACGGAGATCCGTGAAGCGACCCGCCGGTACACGACCACGGTGATCGAGGAGGAGTGGCCGGCGATGGCCGCGGGCGGCTCCAGCGCCCGAGCCCAGCAGCTGTACGACGACCTCCGACGGGTCCTCCAGGACACGACGGGCGAGTCCAAGCAGGAGCAGACCTTCGCGCGGGATTCCCTCGTGGCGCTCCGGGAGGTGGGGGATGCCCGGCGGGCCCGGATGCTCGCGGTGTCCCAGGAGGTGCCGAATTACCTCTGGATCGGATTGATCCTGTCCGCAATCCTGCTGGTGGCCACCTCCGCGCTCCAGATCCAATCCCTGACCTGGCCGGGAATCGTCGGTATCGGCGGATTGGCGCTCCTGGTGTCGGGTGTGCTCACCATGCTGTCCGCGATGAACCATCCGTTCGGGGGTGGGATTCACGTGGAACCCGATGCGCTGAAATTCGCGCTGTCCCGGTTCTCCGTCATCTGA
- a CDS encoding glycosyl hydrolase produces MANRQRRRLLACAVTLTALGLTTTQAIAAPAPAPQPWQARHLKDVGRRHAQKLAAGSKVNPLFAATAADGGEEDEAENSAEATEQFTEARTAPGVVAPGAYGAAWAQLQSMPHTSGSWDHVTNKPYNSDDPRYRDIDSNSSGGSGYVTGRITGIAADDDGYVYAGGANGGVFRSRTGGGHWQSISDKLPSLSTGALGLDGGGRLWYATGESNTGATSYVGTGVYVLADPKRGEFQPGGRVGGAELESTTIHALRFADDRVWAATSRGVWSHSTTTLSGPWTLEFAPNPSHLPGGADAKAPNAPYKNIANDIAIDPKDPSKVVLAVGWRGGDTYNGFYAKAADGTWQRVTSLGDLPTGAGDVGNVTFARSKDGSRYYAIDQSPTRTATDPDSGLQGIYVSKSGDPLGPWTLIADKDKLKNSGSALQDAGYQPGIQSWYNQFLQVDPNNADHLYAGLEEVLETKNGGTGWTVPGPYWNFGFPCWSIDPAKQTGDCASTTHSDQHAVAIGSYHGQSFVFAGNDGGIYRRPVNGTADASGHATDWTSLNDGTIDTLQYYSVGIGKDPADRSGRGVIVTGGLQDNGQSILRAHDKVMGSNFGGDGADTIVDPGNGCNIAEEYVYLAIQITQNCAVNNGDWTTDPAKATSYSVAPVDNETGEARFIAPITADTKDINTWIAGGRHVWVQNKGFAIRSGEEWTAAYDLGAGHVATAVASSGGTVYAGWCGPCNNQGFTRGIATGKADGTGWHQLNLPVDGTLPNRYISSFAVDPADGQHVYVSFSGFSRTWTEGPGAGVGHVFESRDGGASWTDLSGNLPDVPADSIRALPNGALALGTDLAAFHRAPGAKDWKVLGTGLPTTTVMQLRTGPDGNLYAATHGRGIWSFDLSRLGHGHRDDED; encoded by the coding sequence GTGGCCAACAGGCAACGACGACGGCTGCTCGCCTGCGCCGTCACTCTCACCGCACTCGGACTGACCACCACTCAGGCCATCGCGGCCCCCGCACCCGCACCGCAGCCCTGGCAGGCCCGCCACCTCAAGGACGTCGGCCGCCGGCACGCCCAGAAGCTCGCCGCCGGCAGCAAGGTCAACCCGCTCTTCGCCGCGACGGCGGCCGACGGCGGTGAGGAGGACGAGGCCGAGAACTCCGCCGAAGCCACCGAGCAGTTCACCGAGGCCCGCACCGCCCCCGGCGTCGTCGCGCCCGGTGCGTACGGCGCCGCCTGGGCGCAGCTTCAGTCGATGCCGCACACCTCCGGCTCCTGGGACCACGTCACCAACAAGCCCTACAACTCCGACGACCCGCGCTACCGCGATATCGACTCCAACTCGAGCGGCGGCTCGGGCTACGTCACCGGCCGGATCACGGGCATAGCCGCCGACGACGACGGCTACGTCTATGCGGGCGGCGCCAACGGCGGCGTGTTCCGGTCCCGCACCGGCGGCGGTCACTGGCAGTCCATATCCGACAAGCTGCCCTCGCTGTCCACCGGCGCGCTCGGCCTCGACGGAGGCGGTCGTCTCTGGTACGCCACCGGCGAGTCCAACACCGGCGCCACCAGCTACGTCGGCACCGGCGTGTACGTCCTCGCCGACCCGAAGCGCGGCGAGTTCCAGCCCGGCGGCCGGGTCGGCGGTGCGGAACTCGAGTCCACCACCATCCACGCCCTGCGCTTCGCCGACGACAGGGTGTGGGCGGCCACCAGCCGAGGCGTGTGGAGCCACTCCACTACGACGCTGTCCGGCCCGTGGACGCTGGAGTTCGCGCCGAACCCCAGCCACCTGCCCGGCGGAGCCGACGCGAAGGCACCGAACGCCCCGTACAAGAACATCGCCAACGACATCGCCATCGACCCCAAGGACCCATCGAAGGTGGTCCTCGCCGTCGGGTGGCGCGGCGGCGACACCTACAACGGCTTCTACGCCAAGGCCGCGGACGGCACCTGGCAGCGGGTCACCTCGCTCGGTGACCTGCCGACCGGCGCCGGGGATGTCGGCAACGTGACCTTCGCCCGCTCGAAGGACGGCTCCCGCTACTACGCGATCGACCAGTCTCCGACCAGGACGGCCACCGACCCGGACAGCGGACTGCAGGGCATCTACGTCTCCAAGTCCGGTGACCCGCTGGGCCCGTGGACGCTCATCGCGGACAAGGACAAGCTGAAGAACTCCGGCTCCGCCCTGCAGGACGCGGGCTACCAGCCGGGCATCCAGTCCTGGTACAACCAGTTCCTCCAAGTCGACCCGAACAACGCCGACCACCTCTATGCCGGGCTGGAGGAGGTGCTCGAGACCAAGAACGGCGGCACCGGCTGGACCGTCCCCGGTCCGTACTGGAACTTCGGCTTCCCGTGCTGGTCCATCGACCCCGCCAAGCAGACCGGCGACTGCGCGTCGACCACTCACTCCGACCAGCACGCCGTCGCCATCGGCAGCTACCACGGCCAGAGCTTCGTGTTCGCAGGCAACGACGGCGGCATTTACCGCCGCCCGGTCAACGGCACGGCCGACGCCTCCGGCCACGCCACCGACTGGACCTCCCTCAACGACGGCACCATCGACACCCTCCAGTACTACTCGGTGGGCATCGGCAAGGACCCGGCCGACCGCTCCGGCCGCGGCGTCATCGTCACCGGCGGCCTCCAGGACAACGGCCAGTCCATCCTGCGCGCCCACGACAAGGTGATGGGCTCCAACTTCGGCGGCGACGGCGCGGACACCATCGTCGACCCCGGCAACGGCTGCAACATCGCCGAGGAGTACGTCTACCTCGCCATCCAGATCACCCAGAACTGCGCCGTCAACAACGGGGACTGGACCACCGACCCGGCCAAGGCCACCTCCTACTCCGTCGCCCCGGTGGACAACGAGACCGGCGAGGCCCGGTTCATCGCCCCGATCACCGCCGACACCAAGGACATCAACACCTGGATCGCCGGCGGCCGCCACGTCTGGGTCCAGAACAAGGGCTTCGCGATCCGCAGCGGCGAGGAGTGGACCGCCGCGTACGACCTCGGCGCCGGCCACGTCGCCACCGCCGTCGCCTCCTCCGGTGGCACGGTCTACGCCGGTTGGTGCGGGCCCTGCAACAACCAGGGCTTCACCCGTGGCATCGCCACCGGCAAGGCCGACGGCACCGGCTGGCACCAGCTGAACCTGCCCGTCGACGGCACCCTGCCCAACCGGTACATCTCCTCCTTCGCGGTCGACCCGGCCGACGGCCAGCACGTCTACGTCTCCTTCAGCGGCTTCTCCCGCACGTGGACGGAGGGCCCGGGCGCGGGCGTCGGCCACGTCTTTGAGAGCCGTGACGGCGGCGCGAGCTGGACGGACCTCTCCGGTAACCTGCCCGACGTCCCGGCCGACTCGATCCGCGCCCTGCCGAACGGCGCACTCGCCCTCGGCACCGACCTGGCCGCCTTCCACCGCGCGCCCGGCGCCAAGGACTGGAAGGTCCTCGGCACCGGCCTGCCCACCACCACGGTGATGCAGCTCAGGACCGGCCCCGACGGCAACCTTTACGCCGCCACGCATGGCCGCGGCATCTGGTCCTTCGACCTGAGCCGCCTCGGCCACGGCCACCGCGACGACGAGGACTGA
- a CDS encoding PRC-barrel domain-containing protein encodes MIAVGDIREWRTHDVVDAGGHKIGTLEAIYVDTSADEPAMATVQIGLPTRHRLVFVPLDGATVGPGYVKVVYDKPLTDDLLPAEDEEAILRHYGLTYQPGTAGERQLARG; translated from the coding sequence GTGATCGCGGTAGGGGACATCCGTGAGTGGCGCACCCACGACGTCGTGGACGCAGGCGGTCACAAGATCGGCACGCTGGAAGCGATCTACGTGGACACCAGCGCGGACGAACCGGCGATGGCGACCGTCCAGATCGGCCTGCCCACCCGCCACCGCCTGGTCTTCGTCCCCCTCGACGGCGCGACCGTCGGACCCGGTTACGTCAAGGTCGTCTACGACAAGCCGCTCACTGACGACCTCCTGCCCGCAGAGGACGAGGAAGCGATCCTCCGCCACTACGGCCTGACCTACCAGCCGGGCACCGCCGGGGAGCGCCAACTCGCCCGCGGCTGA
- a CDS encoding DUF6131 family protein, whose protein sequence is MIVLGVILLVIGFLAGISILWTIGIALVVIGLVLWVLGAVGHQVGGRKHYW, encoded by the coding sequence GTGATCGTCCTCGGAGTCATCCTCCTCGTCATCGGTTTCCTCGCCGGCATATCCATCCTGTGGACCATCGGCATAGCCCTCGTCGTCATCGGACTCGTCCTGTGGGTCCTGGGCGCGGTAGGCCACCAGGTCGGAGGGCGCAAGCACTACTGGTGA
- a CDS encoding hemerythrin domain-containing protein encodes MDAIVLLKDDHKTVEKLFKEFEKAGAGAHKHKRDIADKVIEELTVHTWIEEKVFYPAAREAAPDTKDHVLESVEEHHVVLWMLSELAGLDPRDERFDAKMTVLMENVRHHVEEEEKDWFPEVHKAMGRNRLTELGEQMQAARGEAPRDPLKVPSARE; translated from the coding sequence ATGGATGCCATCGTGCTGCTGAAGGACGACCACAAGACCGTCGAGAAGCTGTTCAAGGAGTTCGAGAAGGCCGGCGCAGGCGCGCACAAGCACAAGCGGGACATCGCCGACAAGGTGATCGAGGAACTCACCGTGCACACCTGGATCGAAGAGAAGGTCTTCTACCCGGCCGCACGCGAGGCCGCCCCCGACACCAAGGACCACGTGCTGGAGAGCGTCGAGGAGCACCACGTGGTGCTGTGGATGCTGTCCGAACTCGCCGGGCTCGACCCGAGGGACGAGCGGTTCGACGCCAAGATGACGGTGCTGATGGAGAACGTCCGCCACCACGTCGAGGAGGAGGAGAAGGACTGGTTCCCCGAGGTCCACAAGGCCATGGGCCGCAACCGCCTCACCGAACTCGGCGAGCAGATGCAAGCGGCCAGGGGCGAAGCCCCGCGCGATCCGCTCAAGGTCCCCAGCGCGCGAGAGTAA
- a CDS encoding flavodoxin family protein, with the protein MRALIINCTLKPSPEPSNTEALASVVGAELTARGVEVATVRAVDLNLLPGVKTDQGEGDEWPGLHEKLLTADILIVATPTWVGRPSSVTQRVLERMDAMISETDDGGRPVAYGRVAGVVVTGNEDGAHHVISEVCGGLVDIGYTIPAQAWTYWHLGPGPGPDYLDEKRGHEWAHRTGRTMAANLHHLASALTGRPWPIPAT; encoded by the coding sequence ATGCGAGCTCTCATCATCAACTGCACTCTGAAGCCGTCCCCCGAGCCGTCCAACACAGAGGCGCTGGCGTCCGTGGTGGGTGCGGAGCTGACCGCGCGCGGGGTCGAGGTCGCCACCGTGCGCGCGGTCGACCTCAATCTGCTGCCCGGTGTGAAGACCGACCAAGGCGAAGGGGACGAGTGGCCCGGACTCCACGAGAAGCTACTGACCGCCGACATCCTGATCGTCGCCACCCCGACCTGGGTGGGCCGCCCGTCCTCGGTGACACAACGGGTGCTGGAACGGATGGACGCGATGATCTCCGAGACCGACGACGGCGGCCGGCCCGTGGCGTACGGCCGGGTGGCCGGGGTGGTGGTCACGGGCAACGAGGACGGCGCCCACCACGTCATCAGTGAAGTCTGCGGCGGCCTGGTCGACATCGGCTACACCATCCCCGCGCAGGCTTGGACGTACTGGCACCTGGGCCCCGGCCCGGGCCCGGACTACCTGGACGAGAAGCGCGGCCACGAGTGGGCCCACAGGACCGGCCGCACGATGGCCGCGAACCTGCACCACCTCGCGTCCGCGCTCACCGGCCGCCCCTGGCCCATCCCCGCCACCTGA
- a CDS encoding SRPBCC family protein, giving the protein MSKVKESIDVDVPLHTAYNQWTQFEEFPKFMEGVEEVRQIDDRHTRWRTSIAGAEREFDAEIVDQLADERVSWRTVGGEVQQMGTVTFHPIDADRTRVSLAMDFQPHGMAEKVGDMLGILDRRVKGDLKRFKGFIEERGQESGGWRGRIHPA; this is encoded by the coding sequence GTGAGCAAGGTCAAGGAATCGATCGACGTCGACGTCCCGCTGCACACCGCCTACAACCAGTGGACGCAGTTCGAGGAGTTCCCGAAGTTCATGGAAGGCGTCGAGGAGGTCCGCCAGATCGACGACCGCCACACCCGCTGGCGCACCAGCATCGCCGGCGCGGAGCGCGAGTTCGACGCCGAGATCGTGGACCAACTGGCGGACGAGCGGGTGTCCTGGCGGACGGTGGGCGGCGAGGTCCAGCAGATGGGCACCGTCACCTTCCATCCCATCGACGCCGACCGCACCAGGGTCAGCCTCGCCATGGACTTCCAGCCGCACGGCATGGCGGAGAAGGTCGGCGACATGCTCGGCATCCTCGACCGCCGCGTCAAGGGCGACCTCAAGCGCTTCAAGGGCTTCATCGAGGAACGCGGCCAGGAGAGCGGCGGCTGGCGGGGCCGGATTCACCCCGCCTGA